The following coding sequences are from one Paenibacillus sp. FSL R5-0912 window:
- a CDS encoding beta-ketoacyl-ACP synthase III → MKQLRPVGIIGTGKYVPERILTNSDLEKIVDTNDEWIVSRTGIRERHIAAPEQATSDLAYEAALKALESAGMKAEELDLIIVATVTPDSTFPSTACILQDKLGAKGAAAFDLSAACSGFVYSLATATGFIQNRMYNNALVIGADTLSRITDYTDRNTCVLFGDGAGAVIVGEVPEGRGFQSFDLGAEGSGGSLLKMEAGGSRLPASQQTVEDKKHFIYMNGREVFKFAVRVMGTATERVLTKAGLTKENIDLFVPHQANIRIIQSAMQRLDLPPEKCVINVDKYANTSAASIPLALVEAAEEGRMKEGDTVLMVGFGGGLTWGASVLIW, encoded by the coding sequence ATGAAACAATTACGTCCGGTAGGAATCATTGGTACAGGGAAATATGTACCCGAGAGAATATTGACCAACAGCGATCTGGAGAAGATCGTCGACACAAACGATGAATGGATTGTCAGCCGTACAGGAATCCGGGAACGGCATATTGCTGCTCCGGAACAAGCCACATCCGATCTTGCTTATGAAGCAGCGCTGAAGGCACTGGAATCCGCTGGCATGAAGGCGGAAGAGCTTGATCTTATTATTGTAGCCACAGTTACACCGGACAGCACTTTCCCATCCACAGCCTGTATTCTTCAGGACAAGCTGGGCGCTAAGGGGGCTGCGGCCTTTGACCTGTCGGCAGCCTGCTCCGGTTTCGTCTACAGTCTGGCTACGGCAACCGGCTTTATCCAGAACCGAATGTATAACAATGCGCTTGTTATTGGTGCTGACACATTGTCGCGCATCACGGATTATACAGACCGCAACACTTGTGTACTGTTCGGTGATGGTGCCGGCGCAGTCATTGTAGGTGAAGTACCGGAAGGCCGCGGCTTCCAGTCCTTCGATCTTGGCGCTGAAGGTTCCGGCGGCAGCCTGCTCAAGATGGAAGCAGGCGGTTCACGTCTGCCGGCTTCCCAGCAGACGGTAGAAGACAAGAAGCATTTCATCTATATGAACGGCCGTGAAGTATTCAAATTTGCGGTGCGTGTAATGGGGACGGCTACGGAACGTGTGCTAACCAAAGCGGGATTGACCAAGGAGAATATCGACTTGTTCGTGCCTCACCAGGCTAACATCCGGATTATTCAATCGGCGATGCAGCGTCTGGATCTGCCGCCTGAGAAATGTGTTATCAACGTTGATAAATATGCGAATACTTCAGCGGCGTCCATTCCGCTGGCACTTGTGGAAGCAGCAGAGGAAGGCCGGATGAAGGAAGGCGACACGGTGCTTATGGTCGGCTTCGGCGGCGGACTCACCTGGGGAGCTTCCGTACTGATCTGGTAA
- the fabD gene encoding ACP S-malonyltransferase: MGKIAFVFPGQGAQAVGMGKDVYEALPQSRAVFEKGDEVLGFPLSKLIFEGPESELKQTVNTQPALVTASVAYLEALRDLGVTPDYVAGHSLGEYSALVAAGVLSYEDAVRLVRLRGQFMEEAVPGGQGAMAATLGADRAALTELCRSISEAGNSVELANVNCPGQIVVSGTVAGVNEVVQRVKEAGGKRAIPLEVSGPFHSSLMREAAEQLAAELQKVTFNVPLMPVIVNVTAAPVTDPEEIRNLLVAQVFSPVLWQDSVEWLIADGVDTFVEIGSGSVLAGLIRKIDKNVKLVNINSLESAQTGW, translated from the coding sequence ATGGGTAAAATCGCATTTGTCTTTCCCGGTCAGGGTGCACAGGCAGTTGGTATGGGTAAGGATGTATATGAAGCCCTGCCGCAGAGCCGTGCAGTATTTGAAAAGGGTGACGAAGTACTTGGATTTCCGCTAAGTAAGCTTATATTTGAAGGACCTGAGAGCGAGCTTAAGCAGACTGTCAATACACAGCCGGCATTGGTTACAGCCAGTGTGGCTTATCTGGAAGCACTGCGGGATTTAGGGGTAACGCCTGATTATGTAGCAGGTCACAGTCTTGGTGAATATAGCGCTCTTGTAGCCGCCGGGGTCCTCTCTTATGAGGATGCAGTGCGGCTGGTCCGTCTGCGCGGACAATTCATGGAAGAAGCTGTACCAGGAGGACAAGGGGCTATGGCTGCTACACTTGGCGCAGACCGTGCGGCCCTCACGGAACTTTGCCGCAGTATTTCAGAGGCTGGCAATTCCGTTGAACTGGCTAACGTCAACTGCCCGGGACAGATCGTGGTTTCCGGCACCGTGGCTGGGGTGAATGAAGTGGTGCAGCGCGTTAAGGAAGCAGGCGGCAAACGGGCAATTCCGCTGGAGGTCAGCGGCCCGTTCCACTCCTCATTAATGAGGGAAGCCGCTGAACAGCTGGCTGCAGAGCTGCAGAAAGTAACCTTTAACGTTCCTCTTATGCCGGTAATCGTCAATGTCACAGCTGCCCCGGTAACGGATCCGGAAGAGATCCGTAATCTGCTGGTAGCGCAGGTATTCTCTCCTGTACTCTGGCAGGACAGCGTGGAATGGCTTATTGCAGACGGCGTGGACACTTTTGTAGAGATCGGCTCCGGCAGCGTGCTGGCAGGCCTGATCCGCAAAATTGACAAAAATGTTAAGCTCGTGAATATCAACAGCCTTGAGAGCGCTCAGACTGGCTGGTAA
- the fabG gene encoding 3-oxoacyl-[acyl-carrier-protein] reductase — protein MFAALKGQTALVTGGSRGIGRAIALALAEQGVKVAVNYSGSLQSAEETVSRIQELGSEGIALQGNVGNSEQAENLVKEVINTWGKIDILVNNAGITRDNLIMRMKEEEFDQVIETNLKGVFNCLKAATRPMMKQRYGRIINISSVVGVTGNPGQVNYTAAKAGVIGMTKSAARELASRGITVNCIAPGFIDTDMTRELSDEVRSELIKGIPLAKLGRAEDIANAAVFLASEGAAYMTGQTLHVDGGMYM, from the coding sequence ATGTTTGCAGCACTCAAAGGTCAGACCGCCCTGGTTACCGGCGGTTCCCGGGGGATTGGCCGTGCTATTGCACTGGCACTGGCGGAGCAGGGCGTGAAGGTTGCCGTGAACTACTCGGGCAGCCTTCAGTCGGCAGAGGAAACTGTATCCCGGATTCAGGAGCTGGGCTCGGAAGGAATTGCTCTGCAAGGGAATGTCGGTAACAGCGAACAGGCGGAGAACCTCGTGAAAGAGGTTATTAACACTTGGGGAAAAATTGATATTCTTGTGAATAATGCCGGCATTACCCGGGATAATCTGATTATGCGCATGAAAGAGGAAGAATTCGACCAGGTCATCGAGACGAATCTGAAGGGTGTGTTCAATTGTCTGAAGGCAGCGACACGTCCGATGATGAAGCAGCGTTACGGCCGGATCATCAATATTTCCTCTGTCGTGGGTGTGACGGGTAATCCCGGTCAGGTGAACTATACGGCTGCCAAGGCAGGGGTTATCGGGATGACGAAATCCGCGGCACGCGAGCTGGCTTCACGGGGAATTACCGTGAACTGCATTGCGCCAGGGTTCATCGATACCGATATGACCCGCGAGCTGTCCGATGAAGTCCGCAGTGAGCTGATCAAGGGGATTCCCCTTGCGAAGCTTGGGCGGGCGGAGGACATTGCTAACGCGGCGGTATTCCTGGCCTCGGAAGGGGCAGCCTACATGACAGGTCAGACACTTCATGTGGATGGCGGAATGTACATGTAA
- a CDS encoding acyl carrier protein, giving the protein MSDVLERVKRIVIDRLGADEAEVTLEASFKDDLGADSLDVVELVMELEDEFDMEISDEDAESITTVGEVVKYIQSHT; this is encoded by the coding sequence ATGTCCGATGTATTGGAGCGTGTAAAACGCATTGTCATCGACCGCTTAGGTGCCGATGAAGCTGAGGTAACATTAGAAGCGTCTTTCAAAGATGATTTAGGTGCTGATTCTCTTGATGTAGTAGAATTGGTTATGGAATTGGAAGATGAATTCGATATGGAAATCTCTGATGAAGATGCAGAGAGTATTACGACCGTGGGTGAAGTTGTGAAGTACATACAATCTCATACCTAG
- the fabF gene encoding beta-ketoacyl-ACP synthase II yields MSQRVVVTGMGVMTSLGKDLETFWDSLMSGTSGVSLVEAFDVSEYTTRIAASVKDFNAEEHFGRKEARKMDRFVQFAVAAGEEALKDSGLKIGEDIDAERIGVSVGSGIGGLGTWEDNHNLLLEKGPKRVSPFFIPMMIANMGSGQLSINLGAKGPNTTTVTACATGSHSIGESFRLIQRGDADAMICGGAEATIRPTGMAGFCAMRAMSTRNDEPQKASRPFDVDRDGFVMGEGAGILILESLEHAEKRGANIYAEVIGYGLSADAHHMTEPDPDGAARCMKMAIRDAGINPEDIDYINAHGTSTPVGDKSETAAVKKALGEHAYKVAISSTKSMTGHLLGAAGGVEAIICGLSLQKGMIAPTINLDNPDPDCDLDYVPNVPRKADLNIAMSNSFGFGGHNATVILKKYNK; encoded by the coding sequence TTGAGTCAAAGAGTGGTTGTTACAGGTATGGGAGTGATGACGTCGCTGGGCAAGGATCTGGAAACGTTCTGGGACAGCCTGATGAGCGGTACATCCGGAGTATCTCTTGTTGAAGCTTTTGATGTCAGTGAATATACTACGCGAATTGCGGCTTCGGTTAAGGATTTCAATGCTGAGGAACATTTCGGCCGTAAGGAAGCCCGCAAAATGGACCGTTTCGTGCAATTTGCGGTTGCTGCCGGCGAAGAAGCCCTGAAGGACAGCGGACTGAAGATTGGCGAAGATATCGATGCTGAGCGTATCGGCGTTTCTGTCGGCTCCGGTATCGGCGGTCTGGGTACTTGGGAAGACAATCACAATCTGCTGCTGGAAAAAGGCCCGAAACGGGTCAGCCCGTTCTTCATTCCAATGATGATTGCCAACATGGGCTCCGGCCAGCTGTCGATCAATCTCGGTGCCAAAGGTCCGAATACAACGACGGTAACCGCTTGTGCGACAGGCAGCCATTCCATTGGTGAATCCTTCCGGCTGATACAGCGCGGTGATGCGGATGCGATGATCTGTGGCGGTGCAGAAGCAACCATCCGTCCTACAGGTATGGCAGGCTTTTGTGCGATGAGAGCCATGTCCACCCGCAATGACGAGCCGCAGAAGGCAAGCCGCCCGTTCGATGTTGACCGTGACGGTTTCGTTATGGGTGAAGGCGCAGGAATCCTGATTCTCGAATCTCTGGAACATGCAGAGAAACGCGGAGCCAACATTTACGCCGAAGTGATTGGTTATGGCCTGAGTGCCGATGCCCATCATATGACCGAGCCTGATCCTGACGGTGCAGCACGCTGCATGAAGATGGCGATCCGCGATGCCGGAATTAATCCGGAGGATATCGATTACATCAATGCGCATGGCACCTCTACACCGGTAGGCGACAAATCGGAAACAGCGGCTGTCAAGAAAGCTCTGGGTGAGCACGCGTACAAGGTAGCGATCAGTTCCACCAAATCAATGACAGGCCACTTGCTTGGCGCTGCCGGAGGTGTGGAAGCGATTATCTGCGGTCTTTCGCTGCAGAAGGGCATGATTGCTCCTACGATTAATTTGGACAATCCTGATCCGGATTGTGATCTGGATTATGTTCCGAATGTGCCCCGTAAGGCGGATCTGAATATCGCAATGTCGAATTCATTCGGATTCGGAGGACATAACGCGACTGTTATACTCAAAAAATATAATAAGTAG
- the rnc gene encoding ribonuclease III: MKGDLKQLQSQLQIQFHDPVLLKQAFTHASYVNEHRFNQHQDNERLEFLGDAVLELTVSEYLYNLLPDRPEGELTKLRAAIVCEPSLVRFAETLGFGRFVLLGKGEELTGGRTRPALLADVFEAFVGALYLDQGLETARKFLDNHVFPLVETDGKLQMQMSDFKTELQELIQHHGMGTLEYRIIEERGPAHEREFVSEVFMASRSLGSGSGRSKKEAEQQAAAAALLHLKEDGA, translated from the coding sequence GTGAAAGGAGACCTGAAGCAGTTACAAAGCCAACTTCAAATCCAATTTCACGATCCTGTACTTCTGAAGCAGGCTTTTACCCATGCATCTTATGTGAACGAACACCGTTTCAATCAGCATCAGGACAATGAGCGCCTGGAATTTTTGGGTGACGCTGTACTGGAGCTTACGGTGTCCGAATATTTGTACAATCTGCTCCCGGACAGGCCTGAAGGTGAACTGACCAAGCTGCGTGCCGCTATTGTATGCGAGCCGTCGCTGGTCCGGTTTGCCGAGACGCTCGGCTTCGGACGGTTTGTGCTGCTGGGTAAGGGGGAAGAACTTACGGGCGGGCGTACCCGCCCGGCTCTGCTGGCCGATGTGTTTGAAGCCTTCGTGGGAGCGCTTTATCTCGATCAGGGACTGGAAACGGCCCGGAAGTTTCTGGATAATCACGTTTTCCCGCTGGTCGAAACCGATGGTAAGCTGCAAATGCAGATGAGCGATTTCAAAACAGAGCTTCAGGAACTGATACAGCATCATGGCATGGGTACGCTGGAATATCGGATTATTGAAGAGCGCGGACCGGCGCACGAGCGCGAATTCGTATCTGAAGTGTTCATGGCCAGCCGTTCGCTGGGCAGCGGCAGCGGCCGTTCCAAGAAGGAAGCGGAACAGCAGGCCGCAGCAGCGGCGTTATTGCATTTGAAGGAAGACGGTGCCTGA
- the smc gene encoding chromosome segregation protein SMC, with product MFLKRIELAGFKSFADKTEMEFVRGITAVVGPNGSGKSNISDGIRWVLGEQSAKSLRGGKMEDIIFAGSDARKAVNYGEVSLTLDNEDHVLPLDFSEVTVTRRVHRSGESEYLINKQACRLKDITELFMDTGIGREAYSIIGQGRIEEILSTRSEDRRGIFEEASGIVKYKSRKKDAGRKLDETEQNLLRIHDLISELEDQVGPLKDQSEKAIRYKELREQLKHLEISVYVHQIEGIHTAWQEGNARLELLKDEQLELSTVVSAHDAKLESGRAELRSLEQEVEKLQEQLLHYSEANEKSEGYGELLKERRRNLENNREQLMQTLGSVGERSEGRQRELAELEHKLKQSRQALEELRLQLADEESRLQGVAGGISQSKEEKLKSALLELMNLMAQARNEIRYADQQKESLEKRMSRSQEESGKWTARLEELTSAQSGLKDKIAGLGKEIGTLRGAYITESEQTSKRQKLLEETQSGLRKWEQKREAQVSRHETMKEMQDDFDGFMLGVKEVLKGARKGQLTGVHGAVAELISVPEKLEMAIETAMGASLQHVVMENEAVSRQAIAFLKQRQLGRATFLPLDVIRPRQITGSDRSMVEGAEGFVGIGSELVGFEEKYSSIVGSLLGNVVIAESLEQANRIAAKCQYRYRVVTLEGDVVNAGGSMTGGSQHKKNNSLLSRKRQLDQLFGEIEESEQQIAKLKQGILRLRAEQDKAAQKLEELRHDGDEKRLEEQRVSGDLKQLEQELRHVKEQVEGAGAERSGFENEVRGFEETRKQAEAELARLEKEEKEAHEAIRNAESDRKANETAKEELQGKLTGMKVTEGKLDQEIFSLEEQLRRMRQDAGSQEKELRQSRSLLMTIEQDLEENTREAVKQKEDVNSLRLKKEDTSAKLDLARADRTAISRKLELAEGETKDQRQALKGVEDKLRSTEVAVGRLDVELDNILRKLSDDYELSYELAKQRYPVPEDVPAAQMEVQRLKRSISGLGEVNLGAIEEYQRVHERYTFLSGQKDDLVEAKTTLYHVIHEMEEEMSKRFKQTFDAIRREFGTVFSKLFGGGRADLMLLDPEHMLDTGIDIVAQPPGKKLQNLQLLSGGERALTAMALLFAILQVKPVPFCVLDEVEAALDEANVVRFAQYLREFSEQTQFIVVTHRKGTMEEADVLYGVTMEEGGVSKLVSVRLEDEEAEIA from the coding sequence ATGTTTCTGAAACGGATTGAATTAGCTGGCTTCAAATCATTTGCCGACAAAACGGAAATGGAGTTTGTGCGCGGAATTACGGCCGTAGTCGGCCCGAACGGAAGCGGCAAAAGTAATATTTCCGACGGTATACGCTGGGTGCTTGGCGAACAGAGTGCCAAATCACTGCGCGGCGGTAAAATGGAAGATATTATCTTTGCCGGAAGTGACGCCCGCAAAGCGGTCAATTACGGCGAGGTCTCTCTTACGCTGGATAATGAGGATCATGTACTGCCGCTGGATTTCAGCGAGGTTACGGTTACCCGCCGTGTGCACCGCAGCGGAGAAAGTGAATATTTAATCAATAAGCAAGCCTGCCGGCTGAAGGATATCACAGAGCTGTTTATGGATACCGGGATCGGTCGTGAGGCTTATTCGATTATTGGACAAGGCCGGATTGAAGAGATACTTAGTACCCGTTCCGAAGACCGGAGGGGGATTTTTGAAGAGGCTTCGGGGATTGTTAAATATAAATCGCGCAAAAAAGACGCCGGACGCAAATTGGACGAGACCGAGCAGAATTTGCTGCGGATTCATGACCTGATCAGTGAGCTTGAGGATCAGGTGGGGCCGCTGAAGGATCAGTCCGAGAAGGCCATCCGTTACAAGGAACTGCGTGAGCAGCTGAAGCATTTGGAGATCTCCGTATATGTGCATCAGATTGAAGGCATACATACGGCCTGGCAGGAGGGGAATGCCCGGCTTGAGCTGCTGAAGGATGAACAGCTGGAGCTGTCGACAGTAGTCTCCGCCCATGACGCCAAGCTGGAGAGCGGCCGTGCTGAGCTGCGGAGCCTGGAGCAGGAAGTGGAGAAGCTGCAGGAGCAGCTGCTGCATTACAGTGAAGCGAATGAGAAAAGTGAAGGCTACGGAGAGTTGCTCAAAGAACGCCGCCGCAACCTGGAGAACAACCGCGAACAGCTGATGCAGACACTGGGTTCTGTAGGCGAGCGTTCTGAGGGACGGCAGCGTGAGCTGGCGGAGCTTGAGCATAAGCTGAAGCAGTCCCGCCAGGCACTGGAGGAACTGCGTCTGCAACTGGCCGATGAAGAATCCCGGCTGCAGGGTGTTGCCGGGGGCATCAGCCAGAGCAAGGAAGAGAAGCTGAAGAGCGCGCTGCTCGAGCTGATGAACCTGATGGCTCAGGCGCGCAATGAGATCCGCTATGCGGATCAGCAGAAGGAGAGCCTGGAGAAGAGGATGAGCCGCAGCCAGGAAGAGAGCGGTAAGTGGACTGCCCGGCTGGAGGAACTGACCTCTGCCCAGAGTGGGCTTAAGGATAAGATTGCCGGACTCGGCAAGGAAATCGGCACTTTGCGCGGCGCATACATTACGGAGAGCGAGCAGACCAGTAAGCGGCAGAAGCTGCTGGAGGAAACGCAAAGCGGCCTGCGCAAATGGGAGCAGAAACGCGAAGCCCAGGTCTCCCGGCATGAGACGATGAAGGAAATGCAGGATGATTTTGACGGATTCATGCTTGGGGTTAAGGAAGTGCTGAAAGGTGCACGCAAAGGACAGTTAACTGGCGTACACGGCGCGGTTGCTGAACTAATCTCGGTTCCGGAGAAGCTCGAAATGGCTATTGAGACGGCCATGGGCGCTTCACTGCAGCATGTTGTTATGGAGAACGAAGCTGTGTCCCGGCAAGCGATTGCTTTCCTAAAGCAGCGCCAGCTGGGACGGGCGACCTTCCTGCCGCTGGATGTTATCCGCCCCCGGCAGATTACCGGCAGTGACCGCAGTATGGTAGAAGGTGCCGAAGGGTTTGTAGGAATCGGATCTGAACTGGTCGGCTTTGAGGAGAAGTATTCTAGCATCGTAGGAAGTTTGCTTGGGAATGTCGTCATCGCTGAGAGTCTGGAGCAGGCAAACCGCATTGCTGCCAAATGCCAATACCGGTACAGAGTCGTAACGCTCGAAGGGGATGTAGTTAATGCCGGCGGTTCGATGACCGGGGGCAGCCAGCATAAGAAGAACAACAGTCTGCTCAGCCGCAAACGGCAGCTGGACCAATTGTTCGGCGAGATTGAAGAGAGCGAGCAGCAGATCGCCAAGCTGAAGCAGGGAATCCTCCGTCTGCGCGCCGAGCAGGACAAAGCAGCGCAGAAGCTGGAAGAGCTGCGGCATGACGGTGACGAGAAACGTCTGGAGGAGCAGCGGGTCTCCGGTGATCTGAAGCAGCTGGAGCAGGAGCTTCGCCACGTCAAGGAGCAGGTTGAGGGTGCTGGCGCAGAGCGCAGCGGATTCGAGAATGAGGTCCGCGGCTTCGAAGAGACCCGCAAGCAGGCGGAGGCGGAGCTTGCCCGGCTGGAGAAGGAAGAGAAGGAAGCCCACGAGGCCATCCGGAACGCCGAATCCGACCGTAAGGCAAATGAAACCGCCAAGGAAGAGCTGCAGGGTAAGCTGACAGGCATGAAGGTTACGGAAGGGAAGCTGGACCAGGAGATTTTCTCCCTGGAGGAGCAGCTGCGGCGTATGCGACAGGATGCCGGCTCGCAGGAGAAAGAGCTGCGGCAGAGCCGCAGCCTGCTGATGACCATCGAGCAGGATCTGGAAGAGAATACACGCGAAGCTGTGAAGCAGAAGGAAGATGTGAACAGCTTACGCCTCAAGAAGGAAGATACCTCAGCGAAGCTCGACCTGGCCCGTGCCGACCGTACCGCGATCTCTCGCAAGCTGGAACTGGCTGAAGGAGAGACCAAAGACCAGCGGCAGGCGCTTAAAGGGGTTGAAGACAAGCTCCGTTCAACGGAGGTTGCCGTCGGGCGGCTGGATGTTGAGCTGGATAATATATTGCGCAAGCTGAGCGATGATTATGAACTAAGCTATGAGCTGGCTAAGCAGCGTTATCCGGTTCCCGAGGATGTGCCAGCAGCGCAGATGGAAGTACAGCGTCTGAAGCGCAGCATCTCCGGACTGGGTGAGGTGAACCTTGGCGCCATTGAAGAGTATCAGCGGGTGCATGAACGCTATACCTTCCTCAGCGGACAGAAAGACGATCTGGTCGAAGCCAAAACTACGCTGTATCATGTCATTCATGAGATGGAAGAGGAAATGTCCAAACGCTTCAAGCAGACCTTTGATGCTATCCGCCGTGAATTCGGCACGGTATTCTCAAAGCTGTTCGGGGGTGGGCGGGCAGACCTGATGCTGCTTGATCCGGAGCATATGCTGGATACGGGGATTGATATTGTCGCCCAGCCTCCGGGCAAAAAACTGCAGAACCTGCAGCTTCTGTCCGGCGGTGAACGCGCTTTGACCGCTATGGCCTTGCTGTTCGCGATCCTTCAGGTCAAGCCGGTGCCGTTCTGCGTACTGGATGAAGTGGAAGCGGCGCTGGATGAAGCCAATGTCGTGCGCTTCGCCCAATATCTTCGCGAGTTCTCGGAACAGACGCAGTTTATCGTAGTCACCCACCGCAAAGGAACGATGGAGGAAGCGGATGTACTCTATGGCGTGACCATGGAGGAAGGCGGCGTGTCCAAGCTCGTATCGGTGCGGCTGGAGGATGAAGAGGCGGAAATTGCCTGA
- the ftsY gene encoding signal recognition particle-docking protein FtsY, with protein MSFFKKLKESISGKTESVTKQFRDGLEKTRKGFVEKVSDLIIRRKKIDEEFYEELEEILIGADVGVNTVMNLVEELRVEVKQKRIEDASELQPILSRKLMELLRGDDDNSLNENPDGITVILFVGVNGVGKTTTIGKLAHRYKQEGKKVLLAAGDTFRAGAIEQLEVWGQRAGVDVIKQQAGSDPAAVMFDAVQAAKQRNVDVLICDTAGRLQNKSNLMEELNKIFRVIQREIPSAPHEVLMVLDATTGQNALSQAKLFGEKSGVTGLVLTKLDGTAKGGIVVAIRQEMNLPVKLVGLGEKMEDLQPFDSDQFVHALFAGMISEEEETEGQA; from the coding sequence ATGAGCTTTTTTAAGAAACTGAAAGAAAGCATCTCCGGCAAAACGGAAAGCGTAACGAAACAATTCCGCGACGGCCTGGAGAAGACCCGCAAGGGCTTCGTTGAGAAGGTCTCTGATCTGATCATCCGCCGCAAAAAGATAGATGAAGAATTCTATGAAGAGCTGGAAGAGATTCTGATCGGTGCCGATGTTGGCGTCAATACAGTAATGAATTTGGTGGAAGAGCTGCGCGTCGAAGTGAAGCAGAAGCGGATCGAGGATGCTTCAGAGCTGCAGCCGATTCTCTCCCGCAAGCTGATGGAGCTGCTGCGCGGCGATGACGATAACAGTCTGAACGAGAATCCGGACGGCATTACAGTCATTCTGTTCGTAGGCGTGAACGGGGTCGGTAAGACTACGACGATCGGCAAGCTGGCGCACCGTTATAAGCAGGAAGGCAAGAAGGTGTTGCTGGCGGCAGGCGATACTTTCCGCGCGGGAGCAATTGAACAGCTCGAGGTCTGGGGTCAGCGCGCGGGCGTGGATGTGATTAAGCAGCAGGCAGGTTCTGACCCGGCAGCTGTTATGTTCGATGCGGTACAGGCTGCCAAGCAGCGTAACGTAGACGTACTGATCTGCGATACTGCCGGTAGACTGCAGAACAAGAGCAATCTGATGGAAGAGCTGAACAAAATCTTCCGGGTGATTCAGCGCGAAATACCGAGTGCCCCGCATGAGGTATTGATGGTACTGGATGCAACGACCGGCCAGAATGCACTCAGCCAGGCCAAGCTGTTTGGAGAGAAGAGCGGTGTGACCGGGCTGGTGCTGACCAAGCTGGACGGCACCGCAAAGGGCGGAATCGTAGTAGCCATCCGCCAGGAGATGAATCTGCCGGTGAAGCTGGTGGGGCTGGGCGAGAAGATGGAAGACCTCCAGCCGTTTGATTCCGACCAGTTCGTGCATGCCCTGTTCGCAGGCATGATCTCTGAAGAGGAAGAGACCGAAGGACAAGCGTAA